A genomic window from Planococcus rifietoensis includes:
- a CDS encoding GntP family permease → MDGSTLIIIAVASIFVLLFLVMRTKLHAFVALLLVSLLLGIAAGMPLGDVIQSIQNGMGGTLGFVAVVVGLGAMFGKMLEVSGGAERLAATLIGKFGEDKAPWALGVTGFIVAIPVFFDVGFIILVPIVYSLAKKTGKSLLHYGIPLLAGLAVTHSFIPPTPGPIAVAELVGAELGWVILFGVLAGIPSMILAGPVFGRYIGKRIHLTIPDYMDIKEQEYDKELPSFGMIISLILIPLVLILFNTLSAVVLDEGNQIREILTFLGHPFVALTIATILTFFFLGTRRGYSRQEVQDIATKALEPAGIIILVTGAGGVFKQVLIDSGVGDVLGQMMGDSALPPIVLAFLIASAVRVAQGSATVSMVTAAGLIAPLLEITGTTGPALGLIVISIAAGATVLSHVNDSGFWLVNRYFGMSVKDTLKSWTVMETIIGLTGFVVVLILSFFIT, encoded by the coding sequence ATGGATGGTTCAACATTAATTATCATCGCGGTTGCAAGCATTTTCGTATTGCTGTTTTTGGTCATGCGTACGAAATTGCACGCGTTCGTCGCGTTATTATTGGTAAGTCTACTGCTCGGCATCGCGGCGGGAATGCCGCTTGGGGATGTTATTCAATCGATTCAAAACGGCATGGGCGGAACACTTGGCTTTGTCGCAGTCGTCGTTGGCCTTGGCGCCATGTTCGGAAAAATGCTGGAAGTTTCCGGTGGCGCTGAACGCTTAGCCGCTACATTGATCGGTAAATTCGGAGAAGATAAAGCACCGTGGGCTCTTGGCGTAACAGGTTTCATCGTTGCCATTCCAGTATTTTTCGATGTCGGTTTCATCATTTTAGTGCCAATCGTCTACAGCTTGGCGAAAAAGACTGGCAAATCTCTTTTGCATTACGGGATTCCGCTATTGGCGGGTCTTGCTGTTACACATAGCTTCATCCCGCCGACTCCGGGACCGATTGCGGTTGCGGAACTGGTCGGTGCAGAACTTGGCTGGGTTATCCTGTTCGGGGTGCTCGCGGGGATTCCTTCCATGATTCTAGCGGGACCTGTTTTTGGACGCTACATAGGGAAGCGCATTCATTTGACGATTCCGGATTACATGGATATCAAAGAACAAGAATACGATAAAGAATTGCCAAGCTTCGGGATGATCATTTCTTTGATCTTGATACCGCTTGTGTTGATTCTCTTCAACACCTTGTCAGCCGTCGTGTTGGATGAAGGGAACCAGATCCGTGAGATCTTGACTTTCCTTGGCCATCCATTCGTCGCCTTGACAATCGCTACGATCCTGACGTTTTTCTTCCTGGGCACACGCCGCGGCTATTCACGCCAGGAAGTTCAAGACATTGCAACGAAAGCACTTGAACCTGCGGGTATCATCATCCTCGTTACAGGGGCTGGCGGTGTGTTCAAACAAGTATTGATCGACTCAGGTGTCGGCGATGTGCTCGGCCAAATGATGGGCGACTCTGCGCTTCCGCCGATTGTCCTAGCGTTCTTGATCGCTTCAGCAGTCCGTGTGGCACAAGGCTCCGCTACCGTTTCCATGGTAACGGCTGCAGGATTGATCGCACCGCTTCTAGAAATCACCGGAACAACTGGCCCAGCACTTGGCTTGATCGTTATTTCCATCGCTGCAGGCGCTACGGTTTTGTCTCACGTAAACGATTCCGGCTTTTGGCTTGTTAACCGCTATTTCGGAATGAGCGTCAAGGACACATTGAAATCCTGGACCGTGATGGAAACCATCATCGGCCTCACCGGATTCGTGGTAGTATTGATTTTGAGTTTCTTTATCACATGA
- a CDS encoding cupin domain-containing protein, translated as MNFKPINFNEKLLKFDDLWSPKVIAEMNDYQFKTVKVQGDFVWHKHEETDEVFIVLEGELAIEFRDGKVELKAGEMFVVPKNTEHKPFAKTQASILLVEPKGVVNTGDIQSGQTAENDVWI; from the coding sequence ATGAATTTCAAGCCGATCAATTTCAATGAAAAACTTTTGAAATTCGACGATCTATGGTCGCCGAAAGTCATCGCAGAAATGAATGATTATCAATTCAAAACCGTGAAAGTGCAAGGGGATTTCGTCTGGCATAAGCACGAAGAAACTGATGAAGTGTTCATTGTGTTAGAAGGAGAACTGGCCATTGAATTCCGGGACGGAAAAGTGGAATTGAAAGCAGGCGAAATGTTTGTCGTTCCAAAAAATACAGAGCACAAGCCATTTGCGAAAACGCAAGCGAGCATCTTGCTGGTTGAACCTAAAGGCGTCGTCAATACAGGCGATATTCAAAGTGGGCAGACGGCAGAAAATGATGTGTGGATCTAA
- a CDS encoding VOC family protein — MIKGLYEAHLPVRNLKRSIEFYTSLELELAYETPKLAFFWIVKGKSWVGLWETDKVETPYHPSLRHIAFHVDIGAIRNAKVWLADRGIEGRTAFGFSPEEQPVILPNRPYAHAAVYFHDPDGNSLEFIAPLDFKVEEEFDMMSLAQWDQKHV; from the coding sequence ATGATTAAAGGCCTTTACGAAGCGCATTTACCGGTCAGGAATTTAAAACGCTCCATTGAATTCTATACTAGTTTGGAATTGGAACTTGCTTATGAGACTCCAAAGCTGGCTTTCTTTTGGATTGTCAAAGGGAAAAGTTGGGTGGGCTTATGGGAAACGGATAAAGTGGAAACGCCATATCATCCTTCGCTTCGCCATATCGCTTTTCATGTGGATATAGGAGCGATCCGCAACGCGAAGGTTTGGCTGGCTGACAGAGGAATCGAAGGGCGAACGGCTTTCGGTTTTTCACCGGAAGAACAACCAGTGATCTTGCCGAACCGGCCATATGCCCACGCAGCAGTTTATTTTCATGACCCGGATGGCAATTCACTGGAATTTATCGCACCGCTAGATTTCAAGGTTGAGGAAGAATTCGACATGATGTCTTTGGCACAATGGGATCAAAAGCACGTATAG
- a CDS encoding aminoglycoside phosphotransferase family protein, translating into MLNQVLKQFNLQVISVNEVEDSFSSTVYKCTLPNGESIFLKIPYTRVKYERELAAYEILAGHVPIPKLLDHWAGDDKCPGALLLSELKGKSLSATASPEIAYQIGAMQASMHQIKPSNKTALGAIQNEFPNWHEFIERQFYSFAEDAKEVLEEDLYMASLRKFEQMKGELPEPDGPSFVHMDFRPANIIVEEGQVSGMIDFESVRFGSAEIDFTKIHRDFLSTNSSLSDSFQMGYNSIRPMIDLQAVLPFYRFIDAFNSNGWSQRRGLEKNFAFYETNLRILKEMLQGDRLEK; encoded by the coding sequence ATGCTCAATCAGGTGTTGAAACAATTCAATCTACAAGTGATTTCCGTCAATGAAGTCGAAGATTCTTTCAGTTCAACGGTATACAAATGCACTTTGCCGAATGGCGAATCGATCTTTTTGAAAATCCCGTATACCCGTGTGAAATACGAGCGCGAGCTGGCCGCTTATGAAATCCTCGCTGGCCATGTCCCGATTCCAAAGCTGCTCGATCATTGGGCGGGTGACGATAAATGCCCAGGGGCTTTACTGCTGTCCGAACTAAAAGGGAAGTCTTTGTCCGCAACAGCTTCTCCGGAAATCGCATATCAAATCGGTGCCATGCAAGCGTCTATGCATCAAATCAAACCTTCTAACAAGACAGCACTCGGCGCCATACAAAATGAATTTCCCAATTGGCATGAATTTATCGAAAGGCAGTTTTATAGCTTCGCGGAAGATGCAAAAGAAGTATTGGAGGAAGATTTATATATGGCCAGCTTGCGCAAGTTTGAGCAAATGAAAGGCGAGCTTCCAGAACCAGACGGGCCAAGTTTTGTCCATATGGATTTCCGGCCAGCCAATATCATTGTGGAAGAAGGCCAGGTTTCCGGCATGATCGATTTTGAAAGTGTGCGCTTCGGTTCGGCGGAAATCGATTTCACTAAAATTCACCGTGATTTTCTCAGCACAAATTCGTCATTATCTGACTCCTTTCAGATGGGCTATAACAGCATCCGGCCGATGATCGATTTGCAAGCCGTTTTGCCCTTTTATCGGTTCATTGATGCCTTTAACAGCAATGGCTGGAGCCAAAGGCGGGGCCTGGAGAAGAATTTTGCATTCTATGAAACCAATTTGAGGATATTGAAAGAAATGCTGCAAGGAGATCGGCTGGAAAAATGA
- the gnd gene encoding phosphogluconate dehydrogenase (NAD(+)-dependent, decarboxylating) — MEIGIIGLGKMGKNLALNLTDHGHTVVGHDANALEVSGFKVAGSLEELVQNLQAPRTVWLMVPAGEITESVITQLVPLLDKGDAIIDGGNSNYKESVRRAEELQASGIYFFDCGTSGGTEGARHGICAMIGGDEEKFNDIEPLFRDISVEGGYLYAGKSGSGHFMKMIHNGIEYGMMQSIAEGFDILHKSDFDYDFEKVAGVWNNGSIISSYLMGLTQNAFSKDEKLDGIKGVMNSSGEGKWTVETALDLNVPAPVITMSLMMRYRSLEDDTFTGKVVAALRNEFGGHAVVKK; from the coding sequence ATGGAAATCGGAATTATCGGTTTGGGCAAGATGGGCAAGAACTTGGCACTCAATTTAACAGATCATGGCCACACAGTGGTAGGGCATGATGCAAACGCCTTGGAAGTAAGCGGTTTCAAAGTTGCGGGATCGCTCGAGGAATTGGTGCAGAACCTGCAGGCACCACGTACGGTGTGGTTGATGGTGCCAGCCGGAGAAATTACGGAATCGGTCATCACACAATTGGTGCCGCTATTGGACAAGGGCGATGCCATCATTGACGGAGGCAACTCGAACTACAAAGAATCAGTGCGCCGCGCTGAGGAATTGCAAGCGAGCGGAATTTATTTCTTCGACTGCGGCACAAGCGGCGGAACAGAAGGCGCGCGCCACGGGATTTGCGCAATGATCGGCGGGGACGAAGAAAAGTTCAACGACATCGAACCGCTCTTCCGCGACATCTCAGTTGAAGGCGGCTATCTCTATGCCGGCAAATCAGGCAGCGGGCATTTCATGAAAATGATCCACAACGGCATCGAGTACGGCATGATGCAATCGATTGCTGAAGGATTTGATATCCTCCACAAGAGTGATTTCGACTACGACTTTGAAAAAGTGGCCGGCGTCTGGAACAACGGCTCGATCATCAGCTCTTATTTGATGGGATTGACGCAAAACGCCTTCTCGAAAGATGAAAAGCTCGATGGCATCAAAGGGGTCATGAACTCTTCAGGAGAAGGAAAATGGACAGTGGAAACGGCACTTGATTTGAATGTGCCGGCACCGGTCATCACGATGTCACTGATGATGCGCTACCGTTCACTTGAAGACGATACGTTTACAGGGAAAGTCGTCGCAGCACTTCGCAATGAATTCGGCGGGCACGCAGTCGTCAAAAAATAA
- the gntK gene encoding gluconokinase yields the protein MPEQSYYLGVDIGTTSTKAVLFNKAGQIKDSHTVFYPLHTPNQLTAEQDPEEIFRAVLTAVRETLRKSDISKESLKLLSFSSAMHSLIAVDAQGELLTNSITWADTRSSKHAKHIKENLNGHDIYLRTGTPIHAMSPLAKLLWLQDEKPEICQATAKFISIKSYIFHKFFGEYVEDHSIASATGLFNLEQLDWDQGALDVSCVTAEKLPRLVPTTEQFTGVAPEFAAFMGVREDIPFVIGASDGVLANLGVDAIDPGVIAVTIGTSGAIRTVSPVPKTDPKERTFCYVLTENHWVIGGPVNNGGIILRWLRDEFASSEVETAKRLGIDTYDVLTKIAATVKPGADGLLFHPYLTGERAPLWDANARGSFFGLSIHHQKQHMIRAVLEGIVFNLYTVLLAVEELTGEPARIQASGGFARSELWRQLLADVFDKPVIIPESFESSCLGAVVLGMYATGEIEDFSIVSEMIGSTHTHHPETEASNIYRELLPIYIRLSRLLKEEYESISDFQRKHMN from the coding sequence ATGCCTGAACAATCCTATTATTTAGGGGTCGATATAGGGACCACTTCCACAAAAGCTGTCCTATTCAATAAAGCGGGGCAAATCAAAGACAGCCATACTGTTTTCTATCCCTTGCACACGCCGAACCAGTTGACCGCCGAACAGGACCCGGAAGAAATTTTTCGCGCCGTCCTGACAGCGGTCCGGGAAACCTTGAGAAAAAGCGACATCAGCAAAGAGTCATTAAAACTCTTGTCGTTCAGTTCGGCCATGCACAGCCTGATTGCGGTAGATGCTCAAGGAGAACTTTTGACCAACAGCATCACTTGGGCAGATACGAGAAGCTCGAAGCACGCGAAGCACATCAAAGAAAACTTGAACGGACATGACATTTACTTGCGGACCGGTACGCCGATCCACGCAATGTCGCCATTAGCGAAACTTTTGTGGCTGCAGGATGAAAAACCGGAAATCTGCCAAGCTACCGCGAAGTTCATTAGCATCAAGAGCTATATTTTCCATAAGTTTTTCGGAGAGTATGTCGAAGATCATTCCATCGCTTCCGCTACAGGCTTGTTTAATTTGGAACAGCTCGACTGGGACCAAGGCGCATTGGATGTGTCTTGTGTAACGGCAGAGAAATTACCGCGCCTCGTTCCCACGACCGAGCAGTTCACTGGAGTCGCACCGGAGTTCGCTGCGTTCATGGGTGTCCGGGAAGACATTCCGTTTGTCATCGGGGCAAGCGACGGCGTGTTGGCCAATCTCGGCGTCGATGCCATCGACCCCGGAGTCATTGCAGTGACCATCGGGACGAGCGGTGCCATCCGTACAGTGTCCCCGGTGCCGAAAACCGACCCGAAAGAGCGGACTTTCTGTTATGTATTGACGGAAAATCACTGGGTGATCGGCGGGCCGGTCAATAACGGCGGCATCATTTTGCGATGGCTTCGCGATGAATTCGCATCATCTGAAGTAGAAACGGCGAAGCGCCTCGGGATCGATACATACGATGTGTTGACGAAAATCGCAGCAACGGTTAAACCAGGAGCTGACGGGCTGTTGTTCCACCCCTATTTGACAGGGGAACGGGCACCGCTTTGGGATGCCAATGCCAGAGGGTCGTTCTTTGGCCTCAGCATCCATCACCAGAAGCAGCATATGATCCGCGCTGTACTCGAAGGCATCGTCTTCAACTTGTATACCGTGCTACTGGCAGTTGAGGAATTGACAGGAGAGCCGGCACGCATACAAGCTTCCGGCGGTTTTGCCCGCTCTGAGTTGTGGCGCCAACTATTGGCAGACGTCTTCGACAAACCGGTCATCATCCCGGAAAGCTTTGAAAGTTCTTGTCTCGGCGCCGTGGTCCTCGGCATGTATGCTACGGGCGAGATTGAGGACTTTAGCATTGTCTCTGAAATGATCGGCAGCACCCATACGCATCACCCCGAAACGGAAGCGAGCAATATCTACCGTGAATTGCTCCCGATTTATATCCGTTTATCGCGTTTACTGAAAGAGGAATATGAGAGCATTTCCGATTTCCAGCGCAAGCATATGAATTAA
- the cls gene encoding cardiolipin synthase — translation MDWVVVLSWTLNSLLLLNIVLALVIIFNERRDAGATWAWLLILFFLPILGFIVYLFFGRHLTTNNFYNLTEDEQSYFTRQVDAQVQRIQAGEAEYDEELLNKYEQLLIMNLRSSKSLVSFYNETRIFSEGNEKFDTMIKDIGNAQEEVNVQYYIIKRDALGQRLFDALLERAKAGVKVRLLYDAVGSKSLKQSDFKELIEHGGEVEIFFPSKWGINFRLNNRNHRKVCIIDGKIGYIGGFNVGTEYLGEVEKFGYWRDVHLRIEGDVVHHIQDRFVLDWNYANQYKNRDDIFCFPPHQIRHFSPMQIVTSGPNSHTEHLKNMKIKMISSAKREIYIQTPYFIPDKSFMDACKMALLSGVKMNIMIPGKPDHPFVMWGSWSFLGELLDYGADVYLYDRGFLHSKTMTVDGEISTVGTTNLDARSFRLNFEINTLVFNRRIALELESLFESDTADCRKLTKELYAQRDWTIKLREGFARLLSPIL, via the coding sequence ATGGATTGGGTAGTCGTACTGAGCTGGACATTGAACTCTTTATTGCTGTTGAACATCGTGCTCGCGCTTGTAATCATCTTTAATGAACGTCGGGATGCTGGGGCTACTTGGGCATGGCTATTGATTTTGTTTTTCTTGCCGATTCTCGGATTTATTGTCTATTTGTTTTTCGGCAGGCATTTGACCACCAACAACTTCTACAACTTAACGGAAGACGAACAATCCTATTTCACGCGCCAAGTCGATGCTCAAGTCCAGCGCATCCAGGCAGGGGAAGCAGAATATGATGAAGAGCTGCTGAACAAATACGAGCAATTGCTGATCATGAATTTGCGGTCGTCCAAATCACTCGTCAGCTTCTACAACGAAACCCGTATATTCTCTGAAGGCAACGAGAAATTCGACACCATGATCAAAGACATTGGCAACGCGCAGGAAGAAGTCAATGTCCAATACTATATCATTAAACGGGATGCGCTCGGCCAGCGGCTATTCGATGCTTTGCTCGAACGTGCCAAAGCCGGAGTCAAGGTACGGCTTCTCTATGATGCAGTCGGGTCGAAGAGTTTAAAACAATCGGATTTTAAGGAATTGATCGAACATGGCGGCGAAGTGGAAATCTTTTTTCCGTCCAAATGGGGAATCAATTTCCGCCTCAATAACCGCAACCACCGGAAAGTGTGCATCATTGACGGGAAAATCGGCTATATTGGCGGATTTAATGTCGGGACGGAATATTTGGGTGAAGTGGAGAAATTCGGCTATTGGCGCGATGTTCATTTGCGCATAGAAGGAGACGTCGTCCATCATATCCAAGACCGTTTTGTGCTGGATTGGAACTACGCCAACCAATACAAGAACCGAGACGACATCTTTTGTTTTCCACCTCACCAAATCAGACATTTCTCGCCGATGCAAATCGTCACGAGCGGGCCGAATTCGCACACAGAACATTTGAAAAACATGAAAATCAAAATGATTTCGTCGGCAAAGCGCGAAATCTACATCCAAACGCCGTATTTCATTCCGGATAAAAGCTTTATGGACGCCTGTAAAATGGCCTTGCTGAGCGGTGTAAAAATGAATATTATGATTCCCGGCAAGCCGGACCATCCATTTGTTATGTGGGGATCCTGGTCGTTCCTTGGCGAGTTGCTCGATTACGGAGCGGACGTCTATTTATACGATCGTGGTTTTTTGCACTCCAAGACGATGACCGTGGACGGCGAGATTTCAACTGTCGGGACCACCAACCTGGATGCCCGCAGCTTCCGATTGAATTTCGAAATCAATACGCTCGTTTTCAACCGCCGGATTGCGCTCGAACTGGAGTCCCTGTTCGAGTCGGATACTGCCGATTGCCGCAAATTGACGAAAGAACTCTACGCACAGCGCGATTGGACCATCAAGCTGCGCGAAGGTTTTGCCCGCCTGTTGAGCCCGATTTTATAA
- a CDS encoding TIGR02206 family membrane protein has translation MDTWFGARSDYPFELFSVSHLIVLAIALTGFLCLVLLRDNFAAKDALFQQLRWLLFLVLLISEVSYQYWAVSHEYWSFDRYMPLHLCGVASITAMIGLVTLHPFWIRVSFFIGIVPAALALVTPDMPYDYQHYRFWKFFVHHTAIAWASLFLALFMPSALTWRSVFSVYGILLVYAAFIGFWVNPQTGSNYLYLSQRPSTISPLDFFGDGVWYYINLCLAAFLLFAVQYGIFRWIFKKTGPEEN, from the coding sequence ATGGATACGTGGTTTGGTGCAAGATCTGATTATCCGTTCGAGCTTTTTTCCGTCAGCCATCTAATCGTACTGGCAATTGCCTTAACAGGATTCCTGTGCCTGGTCCTTTTAAGAGACAATTTCGCCGCTAAAGATGCCTTGTTCCAGCAATTGCGCTGGCTGCTGTTTCTTGTGCTGCTCATCTCTGAAGTGTCCTATCAGTATTGGGCCGTCAGCCACGAGTATTGGAGCTTCGATCGTTATATGCCGCTTCATTTATGCGGTGTCGCTTCTATCACCGCCATGATCGGCTTAGTGACTTTGCATCCATTTTGGATCCGCGTATCGTTTTTCATCGGCATCGTGCCCGCGGCTTTGGCACTGGTGACGCCGGATATGCCGTATGATTACCAGCACTACCGGTTTTGGAAATTTTTTGTCCATCATACTGCCATCGCCTGGGCAAGTCTGTTTTTGGCTTTATTTATGCCAAGTGCACTTACGTGGCGTTCGGTATTTTCGGTTTATGGAATTTTGCTCGTGTATGCCGCGTTCATCGGGTTTTGGGTCAATCCACAGACCGGCTCAAACTATCTTTACCTGTCGCAGCGGCCATCTACCATCTCACCCTTGGATTTTTTCGGGGATGGCGTTTGGTATTATATCAATTTATGCTTAGCTGCTTTCCTGTTATTTGCGGTTCAGTACGGGATATTCCGCTGGATCTTTAAAAAAACCGGCCCTGAAGAAAACTGA
- a CDS encoding NUDIX domain-containing protein — MENQTYVNWDGQTVSLTWQPYKQLHASDVATSVHGYCFLDEKLVLVQVKGRGFNVPGGHVEKGEVPEQALRREVYEEAYVAGELTYIGAIEVNHSENREFMENGKYPKVGYQLFYRMDITKCFLFLRQFETTARIWVETEEVPYVMNDHELALLVLKEAVASKRKLDSNSE, encoded by the coding sequence GTGGAAAATCAAACATATGTTAATTGGGACGGCCAGACTGTGAGCCTGACTTGGCAGCCCTATAAACAGCTCCATGCAAGCGACGTCGCGACCAGTGTTCATGGCTACTGCTTTCTAGATGAAAAACTGGTCCTCGTTCAAGTAAAAGGCCGAGGATTTAATGTTCCGGGCGGCCATGTGGAAAAAGGGGAAGTGCCTGAACAGGCATTACGCCGTGAAGTGTACGAAGAGGCATATGTAGCCGGGGAGCTAACTTATATCGGTGCAATCGAAGTGAACCACTCAGAAAATAGGGAATTTATGGAGAATGGAAAATACCCGAAAGTTGGATATCAACTATTCTACCGAATGGACATTACAAAGTGTTTTTTATTTTTGCGTCAATTCGAGACCACCGCGCGCATTTGGGTAGAGACCGAAGAGGTTCCGTATGTGATGAATGATCATGAGTTAGCGCTATTGGTATTAAAAGAAGCAGTGGCGAGTAAGCGAAAGCTAGATTCAAATAGTGAATAA
- a CDS encoding NUDIX hydrolase translates to MLNYTLCLIRNGDEILLLNREKPPQMGMWNGVGGKIEPGETPLESAIRETFEETGIRLTDMLHAGNVLFTNESSRQGMYLFMADLPETQVLATPLGTREGILDWKSIDWILQKDNRGVAANLRAYLPSLLNGDLKLEHCFIYKNREIAEYTAAALSEPIKA, encoded by the coding sequence ATGTTGAACTATACGTTGTGCTTGATTCGAAATGGCGATGAAATTCTGCTCCTGAACCGGGAGAAGCCGCCGCAGATGGGCATGTGGAATGGCGTCGGCGGAAAAATCGAGCCCGGCGAAACGCCGCTTGAAAGTGCCATCAGGGAAACCTTTGAAGAGACCGGCATTCGATTGACAGATATGCTGCATGCAGGAAATGTTCTTTTCACGAATGAAAGCAGCCGTCAAGGAATGTACTTGTTTATGGCGGATTTGCCGGAAACACAAGTTTTGGCTACGCCTCTTGGAACCCGTGAAGGCATATTGGATTGGAAGTCAATCGACTGGATCCTGCAAAAAGACAATCGCGGAGTAGCCGCTAATTTACGTGCCTATCTGCCTTCGCTGCTAAATGGTGATTTGAAATTGGAACATTGCTTCATTTATAAAAATAGGGAAATCGCTGAATACACAGCGGCAGCACTTTCAGAACCAATAAAAGCTTAG
- a CDS encoding MurR/RpiR family transcriptional regulator, protein MKQQQFALAAIRGSYRNFSEKEKKIADYILNDPRNIIHLTINQIADELGLAESTVFRFCQRLGFKGFQAFKIALAAEVVAPLKDIHEQIEEGDEVKTVAEKVFRSNIKTLEDTLQIIDEDALKQSVAAVLSARKIEFFGNGGSAMIAMDGYHKFVRLGLHVAMNMDAHLQLMSASQLTKGDVAIVISHSGSTRDVLEVLHVLKEKEVTIVCVTNFAKSPLSKEADIILYTLSEETDFRSEALASRIAQLSLIDALYTNVMIARGDEGKTALRHMREAMSQKRL, encoded by the coding sequence ATGAAACAACAACAATTCGCATTGGCAGCCATCCGTGGCAGTTACCGCAATTTCAGTGAAAAGGAAAAGAAAATCGCCGATTACATCTTAAATGACCCCCGCAACATCATCCATTTGACGATCAACCAAATTGCCGATGAGCTCGGGCTTGCAGAATCGACCGTCTTCCGCTTCTGCCAGCGCCTCGGCTTTAAAGGCTTCCAAGCGTTCAAAATCGCCTTGGCTGCGGAAGTTGTCGCGCCATTAAAAGACATCCATGAACAGATCGAAGAAGGCGACGAAGTAAAAACAGTGGCAGAAAAAGTATTCCGCTCCAATATCAAGACACTCGAAGATACCTTGCAGATCATCGACGAAGATGCCTTGAAACAATCAGTCGCAGCAGTGCTGTCTGCACGCAAGATAGAGTTTTTCGGAAACGGCGGATCTGCGATGATCGCCATGGACGGCTATCATAAATTCGTCCGGCTCGGCCTTCATGTGGCGATGAATATGGATGCCCATCTCCAACTTATGTCCGCATCCCAGCTCACCAAAGGCGATGTGGCCATTGTTATCTCACACTCCGGCAGCACGCGCGATGTCCTGGAAGTGCTTCACGTCTTGAAGGAAAAAGAAGTGACGATCGTCTGCGTGACCAATTTCGCCAAATCGCCATTATCCAAAGAGGCGGATATTATTTTGTACACCTTGTCGGAAGAAACGGATTTCCGTTCAGAAGCCCTCGCTTCCCGCATCGCGCAGCTCAGCTTGATCGATGCGCTCTACACAAACGTCATGATCGCCCGTGGTGACGAAGGCAAGACGGCGCTGCGCCATATGCGCGAAGCCATGTCGCAGAAGCGCTTGTAG
- a CDS encoding alpha/beta fold hydrolase, giving the protein MIAYSESTFTEAEPILFIHGLGASSWIWWQQEYAFSDHQLIMVDLPGHGKSAAIPWVSLADSAEQIAHQVIKDRAVHIVGLSLGGHVALELAKRFPEKVLSLFISGITVQPLRYGFLLKLQSCAVQRNIHNTSHLKKMARERYLLPPQKIPDFISNYQLLTRETYEAIFKEIIRFRLDASYSSFCKPALFAAGEYESRAIIASTKMAPVVMPNAVGMLIPGARHDWPIQQATEFNRLLRKWITNNPNEEKNSPRE; this is encoded by the coding sequence ATGATCGCTTACTCAGAGTCCACGTTTACTGAAGCGGAACCCATACTCTTCATCCACGGGCTTGGCGCAAGCAGTTGGATATGGTGGCAACAAGAATACGCATTTTCCGATCATCAATTGATTATGGTTGATTTGCCTGGACACGGAAAAAGTGCCGCGATACCTTGGGTCAGTTTAGCGGATAGTGCCGAACAAATTGCCCATCAAGTTATTAAGGATCGAGCTGTCCATATAGTGGGACTTTCTTTAGGAGGCCATGTCGCCTTGGAATTGGCTAAGCGTTTCCCAGAAAAAGTATTGAGCCTCTTTATTAGCGGCATCACGGTCCAGCCGTTGCGTTACGGGTTTTTATTGAAACTGCAATCATGCGCTGTGCAGCGGAACATACACAATACTTCGCATCTCAAAAAGATGGCCCGCGAACGTTATCTCCTGCCACCTCAAAAGATCCCTGACTTCATCTCCAATTATCAACTGCTAACGCGCGAGACATATGAAGCCATATTTAAGGAAATCATTCGCTTCCGTCTCGATGCATCGTATAGTTCTTTCTGCAAGCCCGCACTGTTTGCGGCTGGAGAGTACGAATCGCGCGCCATAATCGCTTCGACTAAAATGGCTCCTGTTGTCATGCCGAATGCGGTCGGAATGCTTATTCCAGGCGCTCGACATGATTGGCCAATTCAGCAAGCAACAGAATTCAATCGCCTATTACGGAAATGGATAACAAACAATCCAAACGAAGAGAAAAATTCACCAAGGGAATAG